Proteins found in one Quercus robur chromosome 2, dhQueRobu3.1, whole genome shotgun sequence genomic segment:
- the LOC126706137 gene encoding putative UPF0481 protein At3g02645, which yields MDLVEVGVKFKVSSSRCLLDLKFNFEYGLLEMPLLVINNHTEALIRNLMALELFRHGEKKYIMDYFYILNFLVNNTKDMDLLCDKGIVVNYLSDNKAATSMVKNLCTNFSWSCMNSDYNNICRELNAFYEKPLHRWKPFLGHEYFSTPLKVASSIPGLILLVLTLLQIRIRHLASCVQALSNLDSCQCS from the coding sequence ATGGATCTGGTTGAGGTCGGAGTAAAGTTTAAGGTGAGCTCAAGCCGTTGCTTACTTGACTTAAAATTCAACTTCGAATACGGACTGTTGGAAATGCCATTGTTAGTGATAAATAATCATACAGAGGCTCTTATTCGAAACCTTATGGCATTAGAGCTATTTCGTCATGGGGAAAAGAAATACATTATGGATTACTTTTACATTTTGAATTTCCTTGTCAATAATACTAAAGATATGGATTTACTTTGCGATAAGGGAATCGTGGTTAATTATCTAAGCGACAACAAAGCAGCAACATCTATGGTCAAAAATCTTTGCACCAATTTCTCATGGTCATGTATGAACTCAGATTATAACAATATCTGTAGAGAGTTGAATGCATTTTATGAAAAACCTCTGCACAGGTGGAAGCCATTTTTAGGGCATGAATATTTTAGCACTCCTTTGAAAGTTGCTTCTTCAATCCCTGGTTTAATCCTTCTGGTGCTCACGCTGCTACAAATTCGTATTCGCCACCTTGCAAGTTGTGTTCAAGCGTTAAGTAATTTGGATAGTTGTCAATGCAGTTGA